CGGATGTTTCGAACAGGAAGTCCCGGGACGCGGTGACACGCTGACGCAGGCCCGCCAGGTCCACGCCCACCAGCGCACCCCGCCACTTGCGGACCTGTCCAGCCACGATGACGGTGTCCACGTTGCTCTGCTCCAGGAGCGTCACCACGGCGCCCAGTGCGTTGTTGAGCGGGGCCACGTTGAGCGCGTCCGTCCTCAAGAGAATCAGGTCCGCTTCCTTGCCCGGCGTGAGCGTGCCCACCCGCTTCGACAAGTGCGCTGCCCTCGCGCCCTCCACCGTGGCGAAGCGCAGGACGTCGCGGCAGGTGAGCATGGGCGGCAGGTCCTTCTCTCCGCGCAGGGCCCGCTCGTTCACCAGCGCTCGCTGCAGCGTGTAGACCGTCCGCATCTGCGTGAAGAAGTCCGCGGTCATCGTGCACTCCACATCCACGCTGAGCGACGGCTGGAGCCCGAAGGCCAGCACCTTCTCCAGCGGGGGCATCCCGTGCCGCATCGTCATCTCGATGGGCGCCGCGATGGAGATCCCTCCCTCTGTGTCCTTCATCCACTTCCACGGCGCATCTCCTTCCAGGCCGGAGACGTGGATGTATTCATTGTCCTCGCCCAGAAGCCCTTCACGGCCCAGTTCTTCCAGGACGGCGCCATGTCCCCGGCGGCCCACCACGTGCGTCACGATGAGCACGTCCACCTCGCGCGCCAGCGCCCAGGTGTCCCGGAAGCCCGGCGTGAACCAGCGTCACCAGCGCGTGCTCACCGGACGCGAAGTGCTGTTGCTTCAGCCGGGGCAGGTCCTTCGGGTACGCGGTTGCCCTTCTTGCCCGTGCCGAACGCGAACACCGCCCGCCGCCCGGCGTCCTTCAAAGCCTGCACCAGCGCGTCCGAGTGCTCCGGCGTGTGGATCACCTGCGACGTGTCCACCACCGTGGTGACGCCTGCGTCCAGTTGGCTGAGCGATCCCAGCAGCACGGAGGCATACACGTCCTCCGAACGGTACGCGGGCGTCAGCTTGCCGATGATCTCCTCGAAGTAGTTCCGCTCCCCGGGCGCGCGGTCGTCATCCGTCACCAGCCCTTCCGCCAGTGCGCCTCGCAGCGCCGTCTCGAACTGGTGGTGGTGCGTGTCGATGACGCCCGGCATCACGATGCAGTCCGCCGCGTCGATGACCGCCGCGTCCGGCGCCTTCACGTCCGGCCCCGCCTCCACGATGCGCCGCCCCTCCACCAGCACGTCCGCGCGGGCGAAGTCCCCCACCGCCGGGGACATGCTCATCACCACGCCGCCCTTCACCAGGTAGCGGCGGTCCGCCTTCCCCGTGTCCGAAGGCAGCACTTCGCGAGCAGGCACCGTCCCCCGTCGAAGACATCCCGAGCCCAGCAGCAGGGCCCCCGCGAACAGCGCTCTCCTGCGCGTCAGCCCCACTCCACGATGCGCCTCACACATCCCGCCGATCCCAGTCATCGAGGGTCCCCACCCATGATGCCGGGAGTAGGGGAGAGCCACGGAGGGACCTTCGCCATCCGTCCAGCGGCAGACTCCGCTATCCGGAAACCGCGAGCGGGTGGTTCCAGTAGAGCGCGTGAATGCGTTCGACCTCCGCGTGGAAGTCGAACTGGAAGCCACCCGTCACTCGGAGGACCTGGGCCTCCAGGTGGGTCTTCCGCGTGAAGGGGATGCCCCAGAGTCTCAGCGCCTCCTCCAGTTCCGTCCTTGTCGTCGACGGCTCCAGGAACCAGCCTGTGAGCTCCAGGCTGGTGAAGACCCCCACGCCGTCGTCGATCTCCAGGCAGATGAGCCGACCGTGCTCCAGGTATAGCTGCACGGCGCCGTAGAACCAGAGGACGGCGCCAGCGTCCCTCGATATGGACATCACCTCCTCGGGGACTCCCAGCAGGTCCACCAGTTCATCGGAGGTCATCGAGGGCCGCAACGGCTCCAGGCTCCCGACCTTCAGGGCGCGCACGAAGTCGATGGCCACGTGACGTCCCCGACGAACATCCTCGAACGCGGTCACCTCCGGATGCCTGCGCCGGACCTGCTCCAGAGCCTCCGTCTCCGCGGTGAAGCCTTCGGGAGGAAGTCCCTGAAGGGGCAACTCCTTCGGCATGGGGCCGAGGTAGTCCTCGTACAAGGAGAGCTCGTACGACGCAGGCTCCCCAGGTGGATCGTACCGGCGGAGCAGGAACGTCCGTCCCTCCCCGGTGGTCGCGAATACAGTCCTGCGCTCGGTGATGGCCATGCGTTCATGTCCAAGGTAGCGGGTGGGACCCGGACGTCCACCCGCGGACATGCTGACATGCCACGGTGGATCCGTTCAGGTGGCTCCACGACACACCTCGCACAACCCGGCGGAACAGCTCGCGCCGGAGGAGAAAATGCGGATCCACCGGGAGTGTTCATCCCCACCCGACAGGGTGCCCCGCTGATCCGTGCTACAGGCCGGTTCCTTGATCAGCCGGAGAGCGGGTGTTAGCACCGCCGAACGCCCGCGGGTTCCCTCGTTCCGCGCCGTCCCTGAGCCTCCAAGTGAACGCCCTCGCCCAAGCCCCTTCGCCTTCGCTTCCCAGTGCCGGCGTCATCTGGACCCGCACGCTGGAAGCCATCCGTCAGGAGGGGCTGCACTACGCCCTCACCTGGCTGGAGCGGATGCGCCCCATGGAGGTGCGCGAGAACGCCTTGGTCCTGGGCGTGCCGGACCGCTTCTTCCGCGACTGGGTGGATGACCACTACCGCGCCATGCTGGAGACGCACCTGGCCCGGCTGGAGCCGTCCCTGGGCCGCGTCGCCTATGAGGTCGTCGTCGGCATCCCGCCGTCCGCGGACCTGCCGCCCACGCCCATCGTCAAGGTGAACTCGCTGCGGCCCGCGCGGCTCAACCCGCGCTTCACCTTCGACACCTACGTCGTCGCGGACAGCAACCAGCTCCCCGCCGCCGCCGCGCAGGCCGTGGCCCACCGGCCGGGCCACAACTACAACCCGCTCTACATCTACGGCGGCACCGGCCTGGGCAAGACACACCTGCTCCAGGCGGTGGGCAATCACATCTGGGAGAAGGACCCCACCCAGCGCATCGTCTACCTCTCCAGCGAGCAGTTCACGAACGAGTACGTGGAGAGCGTGCGCGAGCACCGCATGACGGACTTCCGCCGGAAGTTCCGCGAAGAGTGCGACGTGCTGCTCATCGACGACATCCAGTTCCTGGGCAAGCGCGAGGAGACGCAGAAGGAGTTCTTCTACACCTTCGAGACGCTCTTCGGCCTCAACAAGGCCATCGTGCTCACCAGCGACATGGTGCCCGCGGAAGTGCCCGGCATGGAGGACCGCCTGCGCAGCCGCTTCGCCATGGGCTTGATGGCGGACATCCGCGAGCCCTCCTATGAGACGCGCGTCGCCATCCTCCAGAAGAAGGCGGAGCAGGAGGGCCTCGACCTGCCGGACCCCGTGGCGCACTTCATCGCCAAGCACGTGCAGAAGAACGTGCGTGAACTGGAAGGCGCGCTCGTGAAGCTGTCCGCGATGCACAGCCTCACCAAGCAGCCGGTGACGGAGGAGTTCGCGTCCCAGGTGCTGCGCGACATCCTGCCCGCGCAGCGCGCCGTGGACGTGGACGCCATCCAGCGCGAGGTGGCCCGCTTCTACAAGGTGACGGTCGAAGCGCTGAAGGAGGACCGGCGCCACAAGGCGCTCGCGCACGCGCGCCAGGTGGCCATGTACCTGAGCCGCAAGCTGACGAAGAGCTCCTTCCCGGAGATCGCCTCGCGCTTCAACAAGGACCACTCCACCGTCATCTCCGCCGTGCGCAAGGTCGAAGGCCTGCGGGAGACGGACGCGGCCGTGCACCGCGACCTGTCGGAGCTGGAGACGAAGCTCGGCGGCATGTAGCCCGCCTCAGGGTTGTGCAGGCTGTGACGGGGCGGAGACCTCCTCGAGCGTCCTGCCGCTCTCCTGGTCGCTGAGCTCCGCCGAGACATCTCCCAGCGAGAGGATGCCCACCAGCCGCTTGGCCCGGTTCAACACCAGGATGCGGCGGATCTGCGAGGCCCTCATCTTCTGGGCCGCCTGGGTGAGGTCGTCGTCGTCGTAGACGAACTCCACTCCCCGGGTCATCGCCTGGGCCACCTGGGTGCGCTCGGCGTCCAGTCCCTGCGCCACCGCGCGGATGACGATGTCCCGGTCCGTGACGATGCCCACCAACTGGTCGCCGTCACACACGGGGATGGGTCCCACGTTCAGCAGGCGCATCTTCTCCGCGGCGATCCTCAGGGAATCAGACGGGCGGACGACCTCCACGTCGGATGTCATCACGTCGCTCACTCGTTGCGTTGCCATGGCGTCTCTCCTGTGGGGTTCCTCCTTCAGCGTGGGCACCGGCCTGTCCGCTGGCATGCGTTACCGTCGCGGGTGTCTGTCCATTTCCCCTGGCTTCGGGCATGCTGAGGCTTCGTGGGCCCTCCGGGGTCCGCGCATCGGGACGCCCGGCCGGAGGCGCTCCCCCTCACGCATTGCTTCCGACATGCCCTCCATCCCCTGGTTGCGTACCTCCGGCCTTGCTGCCGCCGTGCTGTGTCTGTCTGCCTGCAAGAGCGACTCGGACACCACCGAGCTGCGCTTCGGCATCAACCCGACGACCTACATGCGTCCGCTGACGGCGGAGTCCTCATCCCAGCGGACGGCGATGGAGTCTCCACTACCACCGCCCTCCTTCCGCTCGAACGACGGCCTCGTGTTCACGGTGGAGGGCGCCTACGCCACGCTGTTCGACGTGCGTCTGGAATTGCCGTCCGGGCACGAGTGCTCGGACTCCGAGGGCAAGCTGGCCCCGTTGATGACCTGCACCGACGCGGCGGACGGAAGGCCCGGGACGCTGAGCGTGCGGGAGCCCTTGTTTGTGAATTGGATGAACGCGGTGAACCTTCCAAACGGGCCGCTCCGTATCCCTGAAGGAGGCTATTCCCGCATCGAGGCCCGCCTGGGCCAGAGCGAGCCCGAGCTCTCCAGCTTCATCATGGACGCGAGCTTCACCTGGGAGGGCAAGCGCCATCTCCTGGCAGTGGCCTTCACCTCCACCGCGGCCCTGCGCTTCGAGCCACGAGGGCCCTTTGACATCGCTGGCTCCGGAGAGGACACCGTCGTGGTGGGCAGTCTGGACCTGACCACCTGGCTCGACGGCATCCCCGTGGCGAGCTGTCTGGCGTTGGGCGACCTGACCCTGGACAACACCATCCTGCGCCTGGAGACCGGGACGGGAGCATGCGCGGGCGCCGCCGAGCGCGTGAAACAAAACATCGAAACCAGCACCCGGTTGCTCTTCGCTTCTCACCGGTGAACCCCATGTCCATGTCTTCAAATTGGCTGTGTCTGTCTTTGATGTCCCTGGGGCTGTCCGGCTGTGACACCGGACCCCATACCCGGTTGCTCTTCGCGCTCAATCCATCGTTCCTCCAGGGAGATTCCCTGTCGGTCCCGGCCTCGGGGGTGCGGGCGATGACGGACCCGGTCACGCTCCCCGATCTCACGTCGGATGACGGCTTGAGATTCCAGCTGGCAGGCGCTGGCGTCACCGTGAAGGACATCCGTCTGGAGTTGGGCGGAGGGCTGCGTTGCGAGGACGTGAGCGAGGAACTCCAGGAAGGCACCGGGTGCGTCTCGTCCGAAGACGGCCCGGATACGGTCACGCTCGCGGGCCCCTTCTCCTTCTTTCTGCCGGACGGGGAGCCTTCGGAGGGCTGGAAGGAGCCACGCATCCCCACTGGCAAGTACCGGCGGGTCGACTTCGTGCTGGGGGAAGGCGGCTTGAGGGCCTACCCCCGGCTGCAACAGGGCTCGATTGACCTGGCCATGAACCTCACCCTGCCCGAGGGCACGGCGCTGGGCTTCGAGGTCCCCTATCCCCTCACGGTGGCGGAAGGCGGCTCCCTGCGCGTGACGTTCCGCCAGGCCACCTGGTTGAAGGGCCTCCCGCTGAGGGCCTGCTTCCAGAGCGGGGACCTGCCCCGGACGGACTCGGAGCTGCTCCTGGACGCCGCGAGCGGCGAATGCCAGGGCGCGGGGGACAGGGTGCGGGAGGCCCTGCGCACCCAGGTGGGCCTGAGCGCCCTCCCGTTCTGACCACCGCGGTCAGTAGTGGATCAGGTCGGACATCCACGGCAGCAGGACGAGCCACCACAGCAGCGGACTGACCAGCCCCAGGACCAGGCCGGCAATGGCCTGGCCCTGGCGGCCGATGGGCGGGGTCGCCGCCGGGTCCACGCGTTGGAGCGCCACCGCGCCGCAAATCACCGCGAAGGGCGCGAACAGGGGCATCAGCACCGAGCCAAAGCCATACCGCAGGGACTGATGCGCCATCGGGTTGTTGAAGCGCTGGTCCCAGAGCGCCTTCAGCACTCCGGGCGACACCGGCAGCCGGAAGAAGAGCTGGTTGCGCGCATCGCGGTGGATCCGCACCCCCGTGAGCACCCCGGGGATGGCGCACAGGAAGTAGAAGAAGCGCCCATCCCGGTTCATGGCATCCGCCACCACGGCCATCACCACTGGCGTGACCAGCATGGCGTGCCGCGCCCAGCGCTGACCCAGGAAGAAGGCCACGCCTACCGGAACGGGCAACAGCAGCAGCAGCGTGAACAACGACTGCTTCGTCGCGCGCAGCCCCCACTGCGCCAGCGCGGCGGCGGTGGCCACGCAGAGCAGCAGCGTCACGCCTCCCACCACCCACGCCCAGTCATCGCGCCGGCCCCAATAGCGCTGGCGCAGGGCCTCCAGGTAGTTCACGTCCGGGCGCGCCGCGCAGGCCTTGCAATACAACCGCACGCCCAGGCCCGCCACGGACGTGGCGCAGTCCGCGCAGAAGAAGCTCCCGCAGCGGGAACAGGTGCCGCCCGCGGGCAGGTCCGGGTGGACCGCGCAGCGGCCCTGCTGGGAGAGGGGCACCTCCGGGCTCATGGCCGCAGTGTCGCACGGCGAGCAACACCCGGCACCCCCGGGCCCACCCCGTCTCCTTCCGGCTTACAGGCCCCGGGGCGCGTGCTAAGCGCGCGAGAGAACGTCCTGAACCGTGGAGGAACCTTGTCCCGATTGAAGGCCCTCGCCGCAGCGGCCCTGTTCGTGGGGCTTCCGGCGCTCGCTCAGACCCCCGAGGCGAAGCCGCTGGAGCCCGGCCGCGAAAACCTGGCCATCCCGTATGAGAAGTACACGCTGCCCAACGGCATGGAGGTCATCTTCTCCGTGGACCGCAAGCTGCCCGTGGTGGCCGTCAACATCTGGTACCACGTGGGTGCCTACGACGAGCAACCGGGCCGCACCGGGTTCGCGCACCTCTTCGAGCACATGATGTTCCAGGGCTCCAAGCACGTGCCGGACGACGTGCACATCGGCCTGCTGGAGCAGGCGGGCGCCACGGACCTCAACGGCACCACCAGCTTCGACCGCACCAACTACTACGAGACCGTGCCCAGCAACCTGCTGGAGACGGCCCTGTGGTTGGAGAGCGACCGCATGGGCTTCCTGCTGGACGCGCTCACGCAGAAGAAGCTCGATACGCAGAAGGAGGTCGTGAAGAACGAGCGCCGCCAGAGCGTGGAGACGGCCCCCTACGGCGAGGCGCAGGAGAAGGCGTGGCAGGCGCTGTTCCCCGCGCCGCACCCGTACTCCGGCAACGTGATTGGATCCATGAAGGACCTGGACGCGGCCACGGTGGATGACGTGAAGGGGTTCTTCCGCAAGTGGTACGCGCCCTCCAACGCGACGCTCGCCATCGTGGGCGACTTCGACCCCGCGAAGGCCAAGGCGCTGGTGGAGAAGTACTTCGGCACGCTGACCTCTGGACCCAGGCCCCAGCGTCCGGACGTGAAGCCGGTGAAGGTCACGCGTGAGACGGTCATCCGCCACGACGAGAAGGTGGCCACGCTGCCCCTGCTCACCATGTCCTGGCTCACCGCCCCGTACCTGAAGCCCGGGGACGCGACGGCGGACGTGCTCGCCACCGCGCTGGGCACGGGCCGCGCGAGCCGCCTGTACCGCCGGCTGGTGCTGGACAAGCAGCTGGCGCAGAGCGTGGACGCCGTGCAGCAGAGCCAGGGCGCGCAGTCCGTCTTCTCCATCGAGGCGGTGGCCCGGCCCGGCGTCACCACGGACACGCTGAAGAAGGAGATCGACGCGGTGCTGGACGAGGTCCGCAAGGACGGCGTCACGCAGGAGGAGATCGTCCGCGCGCGCACCCGCTATGACACGCGCCAGCTGGCGGGTCTGCAGGCGGTGGGCGGCTCCGGCAGCAAGTCCGACACGCTCCAGAGCTACAACCAGTTCGTGGGCGAGCCCAGCTACGTCGCGCAGGACCTGGCGCGCTACCAGGACGTCACGCCCGATGCGGTGAAGCAGTTCGCCAACGACGTGCTGCGCCCGGACGCGCGCGTCGTGCTCCACGCGGTGCCGTCCGCCGACAAGGCCGCGCCGTCTTCCACCCCGGGCAAGGAGGCCCGCTAGTCATGCACCGCCAAATCCTCACTGCCCTCCTCACGCTGTCCGTCGCCGGCTGCGCCACCACGAAGCCCGCGGAGACGCCTCCCACCGAGACGCCCCCCACGGCGCAGCAATCCCAGACACCCGCTCCGGACGCGGAGGCGTTCCGCGACCAGCAGCCCAAGCCCGGCAAGCCGCCGGAGCTGGTGCTGCCCACCTTCGAGCAGGGGAAGCTGGACAACGGCCTCACCGTCATCGTCAGCACGCGCAAGGAATTGCCGCTGGTGTTCGTGGGCATCGCCTTCGCCGCGGGCGGGTCGCAGGAGCCCGCCGCGAAGCTGGGCATCGCGGACCTGTCCTACCGCATGCTGCTGGAGGGCGCGGGCAAGCGCGACACGGTGGCGCTGGACAACGCGTTCGCGGACCTGGGCGTGTCGCCCGCGCTGTCGGTGGACCCGGACGGCGCCTTCGTGGGCGCGCGCGTGCTCACGACCAACGTGGACGCGGCGATGAGCCTGCTGTCGGACGTCGTCCTGCGGCCCACCTTCGACGCGAAGGCCTTCGAGCGCCGCAAGAAGCAGCAGCTGGGCGAGCTGGTGCGCCGCATGGGCGACCCGAACTTCCTGGCGCAGCAGGCCTACTACCAGGCCGTGTTCGGCGCGGACCACCCGTACGGCCACACGTCCGGAGGCACGCCGAAGACGGTGGAGTCGCTCACGCTGGCGGACGCGAAGAGCTTCTACACGAAGAACACGGGCCCTCGCGCCGCCGCGCTCATCATGACCGGCGACGTGACGCTCCCGCAGGCGATGGAGTGGGGGAAGAAGTACTTCGGCGGGTGGAAGGGCGGGGCCGTGGCGCCCAAGCCGCCGCCCGCGCCGCCCGCGCCTCCGCGTCAGCTGGTGCGCGTGGTGCCCAAGCCGGGCCTGGAGCAGACGGTGGTGCTGGTGGGCCGTCCCGGCCTCGCCACGGGCCACCCGGACGAGTACCCGCTGGAGCTGGCCACCACGGTGTTCGGCGGCTTCTTCGGCAGCCGGCTCAACATGAACATCCGCGAGGACAAGGGCTACAGCTACGGAGCCAACGCGCACCTGGGCACGCGCCTGGGCGTGGGACCGCTCACCGCGTACGCGGCCGTGCGGAAGGACGTGACGGGTCCGGCCCTCAACGAGTTCATCAAGGAGCTGGCCGGCATCAAGTCCAACCCCATCACGGAGAAGGAGCTGGCCGCGGCGCGCGAAGGCCTCATCCGCGCGTTCCCGGGCGCCTTCGAGACGGTGGAGGGCCTGGGTGTCAGCGCCGCGAATCTCTACTTCCACCGCCGGCCGATGGATGAGTTCAAGCGCACCGTGGAGGGACTGGAGAAGGCCAGCGCCGCGGAGGTGCAGCGCGTGGCCGAGTCCTACCTGGACCCGGCCAACATGCAGGTGGTGCTCGTGGGCGACCCGCTGGTCATCCAGGAGCAGGTGACGCCGCTCAACCTGGGCAAGCTCACGCTGGAAGAGACGCCGGCGTCCAAGTAGCGCAGCGCTTCACTTCGAGATGTTGAAGCCGGGGTCCCGACGTGGGTGTCGGGGCCCCGGTTTTTTTCATTCCCGGGTGGGCTCGTTCTCTTCCTGGCGGGCTTCGGCCCTGAGGCGGCCGCGCTCCTCGCGCTCCTCGTCGTCGACGTCATCGAGGACGCTCTGGGGGTTGTTGCGATCCCCGCCGACGGGGGCGTCGCTGTCGAAGGCGAACTTCTGCTCCTCGGTGGAGTGCTTGGCGTCGTCCGCGTACAGGGGCTTGGTGTCGTCCGCCTCCAGCCCCCGCTCCACGCGGTCCTTGGCGAAGCCGGGCTTGTGGGCGGTGTCGCTCTTCTTGCGGGTGGCCATGGGTTGCTCCTGAAGGGGGTGGGACAGCTCACACACGCTCAATGTCGGCAGCCCTGGCCGCGAGCACCACGGTGGGGACCGTGGAGCGGGGGATGGGTTGCCTGCCCCCTGACCTTGGAGCGCGGAAGCGGCTAGGATGGGGACTCCATGGTTGGACGCAGCGGGAACAGCCAGCGGCACGAGGGGACGACGTCCTCCGTGGGCGCGCGCGTCCAGACCGTGATGACCGAGACTTGCACTCGCACCGGCCTGACTCCTCGCGGAGCGCGGACCGCCTGACTTCCGAAGTGGACCTCCTGAAGGTCCCTCCTTCCGAACCCGGCCCCGCGCTCCTCCCGAGCGCGGGGCTTTTTCGTTGCCCCACCTGCCAGTCGTCACCCCCGAGGACCCGCATGACGCCGCTTCCGATGTGCCGCCCCAGCCACCGAGTCCCGTCGTTCCGGAAGGAGTCCGTGTCATGCGCGTGATGAAATTCGGTGGCACCAGTGTCGGAGATGCGGAACGGATGCGCGGCGTGGTGGCGCTGGTGGAGGAGGCGCGCAAGGCCGAGCGGGTGATGGTGGTGGCGTCCGCGGTGTCGGGCATCACGAATCTCTTGGTGGAGGCGGCGAAGGTGGCGCAGGAGGGCGAGTCCGTGCAGGAGGCCTGCGCCCGGTTCGACGACACGCATTCGGCCATCGCGAAGGTGCTGAGCGTGGACCTGAAGCCCGCGCAGACGCGGCCCCTGGCGGAGGGGCTGGTGGCGCTTGGCGTCGAGCTGCGAGGGCTGTTGCAGGGCGTGGGGTTGCTGCGGGAGTGCTCGCCGTCGGTGCTGGCGCACCTGTCGGGGCTGGGGGAGCGGGCGTCGTGTCTGCTGCTCGCGGCGATGCTGGAGGCGCGGGGCCTGGAGCCCGTGAGCGTGGACCCGAGGCAGGCGCTGGTGTGCTCAGGGGACCCGCTGCAGGCGACGCCCCGGGTGGAGGAGATTCGCGCGAGGTTCGCGACGCTGCGTGAGGGCGGGCCGGGGCTGATGTTGATGCCGGGCTTCTTTGGAGGGGATGCGCGCGGCAAGACGATGTCGCTGGGGCGGGGAGGGTCGGACTACTCGGCGGCGCTGGCGGCGGCGGCGCTGGATGCGCGGCTGTTGGAGATCTGGACGGACGTGGACGGCATCTTCAGCGCGGACCCGCGGCTGGTGCCGGAGGCGTTCGCGCTGGAGGAGGTGAGCTTTGAGGAGGCGATGGAGCTGGCCTACTTCGGAGCGAAGGTGCTGCATCCGAAGACGATTGCGCCCGCGAGGGAGCGGGGCATCCCGGTGCGGGTGTGCAACAGCTTCCGGCCGGAGCATCCGGGCACGAGGGTGACGGCCACGGCGCCACTGTCGCGGCACCCGGTGCGGGGGTTGTCGTTCCTGCCGGACATCGCGCTCATCAACATCGCGGGGGCGGGGTTGAAGGGCGTGCCGGGCACGGCCGCGCGCGTCTTCGAGGCGATGGCGAGGGCATCCATCTCCGTGGTGTTGATTACGCAGGGCTCCAGCGAGTCCTCCATCAGCTTCTGCGTGGGGGAGGCGGAGGCCACGCGGGCGGTGCTGGCACTGGAGGACGCGTTCGAGGTGGAGCGCGAGGCGGGGAAGGTGGACCCCATCGAGCACCAGCCGGGGCTCGCGGTGTTGAGCATCGTGGGAGACGGGATGCGACACCGGGTGGGCGTGGCGGGGACGTTCTTCAGCGCGCTGGCGGACGTGGATTGCAGCATCGCGGCCATCGCGCAGGGGTCGAGTGAGCGGAGCATCTCCGCGGTGATTTCGCGCGAAGACGGGCCGCGTGCCATGGCACACGTGCACCGCAAGGCCTTTGGCACCACGGAGGTGGTGGAGCTGCTGGTGGCGGGCGTGGGCACGGTGGGCGGGGAGCTGTTGCGGCAGATTCATCAACAGGCGCCGAAGCTGCGGGCGCATGGGTTGGATTTGAGGGTGTGTGCCATTGCCAATAGCAGACACAGCCTGGTGGCGCCGGAGGGCGTGGCGCTGGACGGGTGGAAGGCGCGGCTGGAGGCGAGCGAGTCTGGATTCACGCTGGACACGTTCCGGGCCTGGGCGAAGGCGCGGCGTCCGGGCCGGCCCATCTTCGTGGACTGCACGAGCAGCGAGGACGTGGCGCTGGGTTATCCCGCGTTGATGGCGTCCGGGCTGCATGTGGTGACGGCGAACAAGAAAGCCAATGCGGGGCGTCAGGAGCACTGGAAGGCGCTGCGGGAGACGGCGGTGCGGCACCAGCGCAAGTTCCTCTACGAGACGAACGTGGGGGCGGGGCTGCCGGTCATCGACACGTTGAAGAACATGCTGCGCACGGGAGACACGGTGCACCGGGTGGAGGGCATCCTGTCCGGTTCGCTGTCGTTCATCCTGGGGCTGACGGAAGCCGGTGTGCCGCTGTCGAAGGCGGTGGGTACGGCGATGGAGAAGGGCTTCACGGAGCCGGATCCGCGAGACGACCTGGAGGGCACGGACGTGGCGCGCAAGGTGCTCATCCTGGCGCGGGAGTTGGGGAGGTCGCTGGAGTTGGAGGACGTGGCGCTGGCGTCGCTGTTGCCGGAGGAGTTCGACGCGAAGGGACCGCTGCCGGAGTTCCTGGCGCGGTTGCCGCAGGCGGATGAGCTCTTCCAGCGGAGGGTGGACGCGCACCGGAAGGAAGGAAAGGTGCTGCGCTACGTGGGCAGCGTGGGGCCGGAGGGCGTGCGCGTGGGATTGGTGCCAGTGCCGCTGGAGCATCCGCTGGCGGCGGTGAAGGGCGGCGAGAACGCGCTGAGCTTCCTGTCGGAACGGTACAGCCCCACGCCGCTGGTGATTCGAGGGTATGGCGCGGGCGCGGCGGTAACGGCGGCGGGAGTGCTCGCGGATGTGTTGCGATTGGTGGAGGGGCCGTTGCCCTGAGCGTGGGTGTTAGGCTTTTCCGTCATGAGGAAAAGCCTGACGTTCCTGGCCCTGACGCTGTGGATGGCGGCGTGCGCGTCCAGCACGCCGCTTCAACAGCGGTGGGACGAAGCCGAAGCGGAGTGCGGTGACGCGCGCAGCGACGCCTGTGTGACCCTGGTGTGTGGGGACACGGCGTGCGGCTTCTTCCGGTGTGAGGACGTACCTGGGGAGATAGTGCTGGCGCGGGGTCTGCCGCCCCGGCCTCCACCCGTGGCCGTGGCTCCCGCGCCGGGAAGTGGGCCCCGGCGCAACTGGGGGCCCGGGATGGACCTGCCGGGCGGTGCGGAACCGGTGATGGTGTTCCCCTGGTACGGGAACCCCAAGCCCGTGCCTCCTCAGCGGCAGCTGCCAGCGGGGAAGTTCGAGAAGCACCACATCTTCCCGCAGGCGCGGGACCTTGCTGAGTGGTTCAAGAGCAAGGGGATCGACATCCACCAGTACACGATCCCCATTCCCGTGCACGTTCACCGGCGTATCCACAGCGATGGTCCCAAGGGAGGCATGTGGAACGAGGCCTGGCGTGACTTCAAAGAAGAGAATCGAGGCGCTTCACCACCGGAAATCTTCCGGCATGCCGGAGAGCTCATCTATCGCT
This DNA window, taken from Corallococcus exiguus, encodes the following:
- a CDS encoding M16 family metallopeptidase, with protein sequence MHRQILTALLTLSVAGCATTKPAETPPTETPPTAQQSQTPAPDAEAFRDQQPKPGKPPELVLPTFEQGKLDNGLTVIVSTRKELPLVFVGIAFAAGGSQEPAAKLGIADLSYRMLLEGAGKRDTVALDNAFADLGVSPALSVDPDGAFVGARVLTTNVDAAMSLLSDVVLRPTFDAKAFERRKKQQLGELVRRMGDPNFLAQQAYYQAVFGADHPYGHTSGGTPKTVESLTLADAKSFYTKNTGPRAAALIMTGDVTLPQAMEWGKKYFGGWKGGAVAPKPPPAPPAPPRQLVRVVPKPGLEQTVVLVGRPGLATGHPDEYPLELATTVFGGFFGSRLNMNIREDKGYSYGANAHLGTRLGVGPLTAYAAVRKDVTGPALNEFIKELAGIKSNPITEKELAAAREGLIRAFPGAFETVEGLGVSAANLYFHRRPMDEFKRTVEGLEKASAAEVQRVAESYLDPANMQVVLVGDPLVIQEQVTPLNLGKLTLEETPASK
- the thrA gene encoding bifunctional aspartate kinase/homoserine dehydrogenase I, translating into MRVMKFGGTSVGDAERMRGVVALVEEARKAERVMVVASAVSGITNLLVEAAKVAQEGESVQEACARFDDTHSAIAKVLSVDLKPAQTRPLAEGLVALGVELRGLLQGVGLLRECSPSVLAHLSGLGERASCLLLAAMLEARGLEPVSVDPRQALVCSGDPLQATPRVEEIRARFATLREGGPGLMLMPGFFGGDARGKTMSLGRGGSDYSAALAAAALDARLLEIWTDVDGIFSADPRLVPEAFALEEVSFEEAMELAYFGAKVLHPKTIAPARERGIPVRVCNSFRPEHPGTRVTATAPLSRHPVRGLSFLPDIALINIAGAGLKGVPGTAARVFEAMARASISVVLITQGSSESSISFCVGEAEATRAVLALEDAFEVEREAGKVDPIEHQPGLAVLSIVGDGMRHRVGVAGTFFSALADVDCSIAAIAQGSSERSISAVISREDGPRAMAHVHRKAFGTTEVVELLVAGVGTVGGELLRQIHQQAPKLRAHGLDLRVCAIANSRHSLVAPEGVALDGWKARLEASESGFTLDTFRAWAKARRPGRPIFVDCTSSEDVALGYPALMASGLHVVTANKKANAGRQEHWKALRETAVRHQRKFLYETNVGAGLPVIDTLKNMLRTGDTVHRVEGILSGSLSFILGLTEAGVPLSKAVGTAMEKGFTEPDPRDDLEGTDVARKVLILARELGRSLELEDVALASLLPEEFDAKGPLPEFLARLPQADELFQRRVDAHRKEGKVLRYVGSVGPEGVRVGLVPVPLEHPLAAVKGGENALSFLSERYSPTPLVIRGYGAGAAVTAAGVLADVLRLVEGPLP
- the sitA6 gene encoding SitA6 family polymorphic toxin lipoprotein: MRKSLTFLALTLWMAACASSTPLQQRWDEAEAECGDARSDACVTLVCGDTACGFFRCEDVPGEIVLARGLPPRPPPVAVAPAPGSGPRRNWGPGMDLPGGAEPVMVFPWYGNPKPVPPQRQLPAGKFEKHHIFPQARDLAEWFKSKGIDIHQYTIPIPVHVHRRIHSDGPKGGMWNEAWRDFKEENRGASPPEIFRHAGELIYRFQLLGGPVQQYN